ACGGCCGACAGGCGGCGTCCTGGCATGGGCAGGTGAACTTCGGCTCGGACTCGGCGATCGCCGACGAAATGGCCTGGCGGAAGGAGTGGTACGACCACTGGCTGAAGGGCGTCGAGAACAGCATCGGCAAGTCGGCCCCGTTCGCGACCCCCGTCCGGATCTTCGTCATGGGGACCGGCGACGGCGGCAAGGACGACAAGGGCCGCCTCAACCACGGCGGCTCCTGGCGCGACGAACACGAATGGCCCCTGGCCCGGACGCGATACACCGACTACTACCTGCATCGCGACGGCCGGCTCGACACCGACCGTTCCACCGTCCCCTCGGAATCGACCCAATTCCAGTTCGACCCCCGGAACCCGGTCCCGACGATCGGCGGCAACATCTCCTCGGGCGACGACATCCTGCTTCAAGGCGCATGGAACCAGAAGGGGGGCCCGCACGTCTGGAACTTCACCGCGCCGATTCCTCTCTCGGCCCGCAACGACGTGCTGGTCTTCCAGACCGAGCCGCTGGCCGCCGACACGGAAGTCACCGGCGAGATCGAGGTGAAGCTCTTCGCCTCCAGCTCGGCCGTCGACACCGACTTCACGGCCAAGCTGATCGACGTCCATCCGCCGAGCGCCTCGTGGCCGGGGGGCTTCGACCTGAACATCGGCGACGGCATCATCCGCGGCCGGTTCCGCGAGTCCTTGAAGGAAGAGAAGCTCATGGAGCCGGGCAAGCCCTACGAGTTCACCATCAAGCTCTACCCGACCTCCAACGTCTTCAAGAAGGGCCACCGGATCCGCGTCGACGTCTCCAGCTCCAACTTCCCCCGGTTCGACGTGAACCCCAACACCGGCGAGCCCCTCAACCGCCACCGCCTGACGCAGGTCGCCTCGCAGACCATTTTCCACGACGTCGATCATCCCAGCCGGATCATCCTGCCGGTGATCCCGCGTTGACGACCGCGACTCGATGCGAAGTTCATCGACCGATGATCTTGAGCATGGGATTGGCCTGTTTCAGAGCCTTCAGCTCTTCGTCGAGAAGTCCCGAGCCGGAGAGTTGGAGTTGTTTCAGGCGGGGGATCGCGAGCAGGTAGGGAAGCCGTCCAGCCGTCAGCGCGACGCCGTTGATCGAAAGGTCCTCGAGTGAGGTCGCGCCGGCGAGGGCCTTCAGGCCGTCGTCGGTCAGCGGCGCGTCGTCCAGGTGGAGGGTTTTCAAATACGGGAGTGCTTTCAACTGCGCCAGTCCTGGGCCGCGAATCTCGGTCCGGAGGAGGTAAAGCGATTCCAGCTCGGTCAGGTCCTGGATCGACGCCAGTCCGGCGTCGGTGATCGGTGAGCCGTCGAGATAGAGGCTCTGGAGTCGAGGGAGCTTTCCCACATGGACGAGACCGGCGTCGGAGATCGTCGTCCAAGTTTCGGGTTGTCCCCGGGCGGGTTGGGCGCAGCGGATCACGAGTTCCCGCAGGTTGGGCATCTGCTGCAAGGATTGGAGTGCGGGATCTGTGACATTGGTGTTGTCGATCTCCAGACGATGCAACTGACCGCCGGACGAATCCGCGAGATGGTGCAGCATCGAGCCGTCGTACTTCGGGCCTCGGAAGACTGCGTCGCAGTTCTCGACTCGACCAATCCGTCCCAAAAATCCGGGGCGGACGATCGTCACGATCGGCATGCCTCTCAACGACTTGACCTCGGCCTTGAACCGTTTGGCGGCTGCGCTGGGGGCGGACGGGTCGTAGTTGTGGAAGGCGTCGTAAAGGCTCTCCGCCCAGGGGCCGAGCCGAGTGATCGTGGATCGGTCCAGTTGGAGGAACGCGAACAGCATGAGGCCGAGGGCGTTCACCGTCAGCAGCACTTTCAGGCGACGGCTGGAATGCTTCGGCGGTGGCAGGTCGTCGGTTGAAGGGGCGTCGGGGTTCATGGATCGTTGACCGAGGACACGGTTCAGTTCTGGATCTTGAGCGACGGCCTGGCCTTTCGGAGGGCGTCCACTTCCACGTCGAGGAGGCCGCAGCCCTGGAGGCTCAGGTTTGTCAGGCGGGGGAGCTTCAGCAGCAGCGGGAGTTGCTCGGGAGGCAGCGTGACGTCCTGGAGCGTGAGGGACTGAAGGGAAGTCACGCCGGCCAGGGCTTTTAAACCGTCGTCGGTCAGCATGTCGCCGCTGATGTACAGGCTGGACAGGGTGGGATGCGATTGCAGATGCACGAGGCCCGGGCCCTGGATTTCGGTCCTCGTGAGCATGAGTGAAGAAAGGCTGGGCAGATTCTTGACGACCGCCAGGCCTGCGTCGGTGATCGGTACGTTATGCAGGTCCAGACTGTGGAGCTGGGGGAGTTTCGCCAGGTGGGCCAGTCCCGCGTCCG
The sequence above is a segment of the Paludisphaera rhizosphaerae genome. Coding sequences within it:
- a CDS encoding CocE/NonD family hydrolase; protein product: MNRITILGVLIWIGLAGSASAQAPVGAAGAVAVEKNVMVPMRDGVRLATDVYHPAKDGKPLDGSFPVILTRLPYNKDGSQGIGNYFAANGYVLVAQDTRGRYKSEGVWRMLVDDGPDGIDCAKWILGQSWSNGKIGMIGTSYVGGTQHAMAMLDAPGLATVIPVDAMSNIGRHGLRNAGAFEMRFWNWIFLNAGRGSRAGHDPGTESVLKELSSQRFAYLANLPTRRGATPLHLATEYEDWLVSAMEHGGNTAFWSQNNIIDAPERYKDVPVYLVGGWYDSWGASTTGNYRALSRTLHSPVYLIMGPWIHGRQAASWHGQVNFGSDSAIADEMAWRKEWYDHWLKGVENSIGKSAPFATPVRIFVMGTGDGGKDDKGRLNHGGSWRDEHEWPLARTRYTDYYLHRDGRLDTDRSTVPSESTQFQFDPRNPVPTIGGNISSGDDILLQGAWNQKGGPHVWNFTAPIPLSARNDVLVFQTEPLAADTEVTGEIEVKLFASSSAVDTDFTAKLIDVHPPSASWPGGFDLNIGDGIIRGRFRESLKEEKLMEPGKPYEFTIKLYPTSNVFKKGHRIRVDVSSSNFPRFDVNPNTGEPLNRHRLTQVASQTIFHDVDHPSRIILPVIPR
- a CDS encoding leucine-rich repeat domain-containing protein; its protein translation is MNPDAPSTDDLPPPKHSSRRLKVLLTVNALGLMLFAFLQLDRSTITRLGPWAESLYDAFHNYDPSAPSAAAKRFKAEVKSLRGMPIVTIVRPGFLGRIGRVENCDAVFRGPKYDGSMLHHLADSSGGQLHRLEIDNTNVTDPALQSLQQMPNLRELVIRCAQPARGQPETWTTISDAGLVHVGKLPRLQSLYLDGSPITDAGLASIQDLTELESLYLLRTEIRGPGLAQLKALPYLKTLHLDDAPLTDDGLKALAGATSLEDLSINGVALTAGRLPYLLAIPRLKQLQLSGSGLLDEELKALKQANPMLKIIGR